GTGCGCGCCAGCGACCGCGGCGACGCGATGAGCGACGACGAGATCGTGAACCTGGTGGCGGGACTGATCGGCGCGGGCAGCGAGACCACCGCGATCGGCGGCATGGTCACCGTGACCACGCTCCTGGCGCACCCCGAGGCCGCGGAGAGACTGCGCCGCGATCGCACGCTCATTCCCGGCGCCGTGAACGAGATCCTGCGTTACTCGTTCGGCGGCCAGGGCGGCCTCCCGCGCTACGCGGTCCGGGACTTCGAGCTGCGCGGAAAGCCGATCCGGAAGGGCCAGATGCTGATGCTGTCGTTCAGCGGCGCGCACCGCGACCCGTCGGTCTTCCCCGACCCCGACCGCTTCGACGTCGAGCGCGACAACACCGACCTCACCATCTTCGGCCGCGGCCCGCACTACTGTCTGGGCGTGCACCTCGCCAAGGCCGAGATGGGCTTCATGCTCGATGCCACGCTCGACCTCATGCCCGCCAACGCGCGCATGCGCGACGACTTAGTGCGGTGGCAGCAGATGGGGTTCTTCCGGCGGCCCGAAAACCTCCCGGTCGAGTTCCCCTGAGATCAGCGCCTCGATCTCGCCGATCTGCTTGTCCGCGTCGCGGTAGCCGATGTCGACCAGCGTGCTCGTGTACGCCGAGTCGAACAAGAGGTAGCTCATCAGGTCGGCGCTCTGCGCGTCGGGCGTGCCCAGACCGTCGAGCACGAAGCGCAGCAGCCGCGGCATGCGGTGCGCGAAGCGCTGCGCGACGAGCGCCAGGTCTTCCGACGGGCTGACCGCGAGCGGGGTGATGCGCCGCATGGGCTCCTGCACGCCCTGGCTGTTGTGCGCCGCCACCAGCTCGTTCATGCGCCGCAGGTGGTCCAGGTCGGTGTCGAGGTGGTCCAGGAAGATCGCGTTCAGGAACACGCCGCAGACCTGCGCGAGCGGCGGGCAGGGCAGCGGGTGATCGGCCGCGGCCTCGTGCTGCGCGAGGGCGCTCGCGGCGCGCGTCGAGCGCACGCCGATCGCGAGCAGCCGGCGCGCGCCGAGCCGGATCGCGGGCGAGAGCGGCGCGACCAGCCGCATGCCGCCGTCGCCGAACCAGCGGTCGCCCGAGCCCGAGTCGAGCCGCACCGGCGGGAACACGATCGGAATCGCTCCCGACGCCAGGATGTGCTTGTGAGTCAGAGTCACCGGCAGCACCACGCGCCGGCTCTTGCTCCAGATTGCGTGCCCCTGCCGGCCCTGGATGAAGGTGTACGAGCGGCCCGAGTGATAGCTCGTGGCCGACACCGCCACCGCGTAGAGCTCGCCGCGCTCGATCGCAGAACGCACGCCGTTCGGCGGCAGGGCGCTCTGGAGCAGGGCCTCGAGCGGGCTCGGGTCGAGCAGCCCGTAGGTGCCCGTCCGGCCGAGTAGTCCGCCGATCGTGAAGTCGCACAGGAGCGACGCGCCGCCCAGCGCCAGGGCCGCGAGGTCGGTGCGGAACACGCGGTCCACCGCGAGCTCGCCCCACACGCGCGCGACCTCGCTCGCGGCGACGCCGAAGCGCTCGCTGTGCGCCGCGAGGATGGTGCCGTTGATCGCGCCCGCCGACGCGCCGGCGATGATCTCGAAGGGCTGCGGCCGCTCCCGCAGATAGGGCAGCTCCGAGATCCGCTTCAACACACCCGCCTGGTACGCGCCCCGCGCGCCCCCTGCGGTCAGCACCAGCCCGAGCATGCTCACTTGGACGAGCAAACCGGGTGCCACGGTGCGCTGCGCGCGGGCTGCCGATTCCCGGACCCGCTGCCGAATTCGAAGGCAGCCGCGTGCTATATCTGTGGCGTGGCAAGCTCTGGTCGGACCCCGGCGGTGGCGATTCTCGGCGCAGGCGTCTCTGGCCTGTGCATGGGCATCCAGTTGAAGAAGGCCGGTATCTCGTCGTTCACGATCCTCGAGAAGAACGATCGGATCGGCGGAACCTGGAACGAGAACCAGTACCCGGGCGCGGCGTGCGACGTGCCCTCGCACTTCTACTGCTACTCGTTCGAGCCCAACCCGGACTGGACGCGAAAGTTCTCGGGGCAGGCCGAGATCCGGGAGTATCTGCAGCGCACCGCGGAGAAGTACGGGATCCTGCCGCACATCCGCTTCGGCACAGAGGTCTCGGGCGCGAGCTTCGACGAGGGCGCCGGCCAGTGGCGCGTGCGCACGAAGTCGGGCGAGGAGATCGTGGCCGACGTGCTGGTGAGCGGCACCGGCCAGCTCAACCGGCCCTTCGTGCCCGACCTGCCGGGCCTGCAGGACTTCGACGGGCCGAAGTTCCACTCCGCGCGCTGGGACACGAGCCACGACTTCACGGGCAAGAACGTGGTCTGCGTGGGCAACGGCGCGAGCGCCATCCAGTTCATTCCCAAGGTCGCGGCGCAGGCGAAGAAGCTCACGATCCTGCAGCGCTCGGCGAACTGGGTGGTGCCGCGCGGTGACTACGCCTACAGCGAGCGCGCCAAGCGCTTCTTCCGCAGCTTCCCGGCGCTCGCGCGCATCTACCGCTGGTTCTTCTACTGGCAGCTCGAGAAGAACTTCATGGCGTTCGCGCGCGAGGGCTTCTACGCGCGCCTGTTCCAGAAGGGCGCGCGCATGTATCTCGAGGCGTCGATCCCCGACCCCGAGCTGCGCAAGAAGCTGACGCCCGACTACCGCGTGGGCTGCAAGCGCATCCTGATCGACGACGACTTCTACCCGGCGCTGGCGCGGCCCAACGTCGACGTGGTGACCAGCCCCATCCAGCGCATCGTGCGCGACGGCGTGGTGACTGCCGACGGCGTGCACCACCCGGCCGACACGCTCCTGCTCGCGACCGGCTTCCAGGCCACGTCGTTCCTGGCGCCGATGCAGATCGAGGGCCTGGGCGGCCGCAAGCTCGAAGAGCTGTGGCGCGAGGGCGCCGAGGCGCACCTGGGACTCACGATCGCGGGCTTCCCGAACCTGTATCTGATGTACGGGCCGAACACGAACCTGGGTCACAACTCGATCATCTTCATGATCGAGTGCCAGGTGAGCTACGCGCTGCAGTGCATCCAGGAGCTGATGCGCCGCAACCTGCGCTATCTCGACGTGCGCCCCGAAGTCATGCGCAGCTACAACGAACGGGTGCAGCGCGAGCTTTTGGACACCGCCTGGGCCGCCGGCTGCAAGAGCTGGTACAAGACGGCCGCGGGCAAGGTCACGAACAACTGGTCGGGCTTCACCGTCGCCTACTGGTGGCGCACGCGCCGGCCGGACTTCGCGCAGTTCAACTCGGCGCCGCGCTAGTGGAGGTCGGGGGTCACTGCTCCGCCCGCTTCGCGCGGGTCCAGGACGCCTTCGCGAAGAACTTCGCGGTCGAGAACGAGGTGGGCGCCTCGTTCGCCGCCACCGTGAACGGCGAGCTGGTGGTGGACCTGTGGGGCGGCCACGCCGACGCCGCGCGCACGCGGCCCTGGCAAAGGGACTCGCTGGCGAACGTGTGGTCGACCACCAAGGCCATGACCGCGCTGTGCGCGCACGTGCTGGCCGACCGCGGCGGGCTCGACTTCGACGCGCCGGTGGCGCGCTACTGGCCGGAGTTCGCGGCCGCCGGCAAGGGCGCGATCCCGGTGCGCTACCTGCTGTCGCACCAGTCGGGTCTCGCGGGTCTCTCCGAGCCCATGCCGGCCGAGGGCGTGCTCGACTGGCAGGGCTTCTGCGCGGCGCTCGCGGCGCAGAAGCCGCTGTGGGAGCCGGGCACGCGCAGCGGCTATCACGCGATCACCTTCGGGCACCTGGTGGGCGAGGTGCTGCGGCGCATCGACGGCCGCACGCTGGGCGCGTTCTTCCGCGACGAGGTCGCCTCGAAGCTCGGCGCGGAGTTCTGGATCGGCCTGCCGGAGTCCGAGGAGCCGCGCGTGGTCGAGATGGTGCCGCCCGATCCGCCGGCCCCGCTGGCCGAGCCGCCCAAGCCCGGTGACTCGAGCTACGAGCTGCGGCGCGCGCTCGCCAACCCGAGCGTGACCCAGACCATCGCCAACACGCGCGCCTGGCGCGCGGCCGAGGTGCCGGCGGCCAACGGCCAGGCCAACGCGCGCGGCGCGGCGCGCATCATGGCGGCGCTGGCCTGCGGCGGGTCACTCGACGGCGTGCGGCTGCTCCGCGAGGCCTCGATCGCGCGCGCCATCGCCGAGCAGTGCTACGGCAAGGACCTGGTGCTCGGTCCCATGCGCTGGGGCCTGGGCTTCATGCTGGCCAGCAAGGACCTGCCGCTCTCGCCCAACCCGCGCACCTTCGGTCACGGCGGCTGGGGCGGCTCTTTCGCCCTGGCCGACTGCGACGCGCGCGTCTCGCTCGCCTACGTGATGAACCGGATGAGCCCGGGCACGACCGGCGACAAGCGGCTCGGCCGACTGATTCGCGCGCTGTACGGCGGGCTCTCCTCGAGTCCCTGACTGTGATCCGATGATCCTGCGCGCGGACGAGCGCACGTCGCTCCGCTCGCTCGCCGCCGAGGACGCCGGGCCGCTGTTCGCCCTGGTCGACGCGAACCGCGCGTACCTGCGCGCCTGGCTGCCGTGGCTGGACGCGGTGCGCGAGGTCGCGCAGATCGGGATCTTCATCCGGGCCGTGGCCGAGCGCGAGCACGCGGGCACGTCGCTCGAGCTCGCGGTCGTGCACGAGGGCGAGCTGGCCGGCGTGTGCGGCTTCCGCCGCATCGATCACGACAACCGCAGCGGCGAGCTGGGCTACTGGCTGCGCGCCGACCGGCAGGGCAGGGGCATCATGAGCGCGTGCTGCCGCGCGTGCGTGCGGCACGGCTTCGAGTCACTGGGCCTGAATCGCATCGAGCTCGTCGCGGCCAGCGAGAACGCGCGCAGCCGGGCGCTGGCGGAGGCCCTGGGCTTCCGGCTCGAGGGCGTGCTGCGCCAGGCCGGATGGCTGTACGATCACTACGTGGACCACGCCGTGTACGCGCGCCTGCGCAGTGAGGGACCGCTGGCGCAGTGACTCGCCGCGCGCTCGCCGTCGCGCTGTTCGCGGCCGTGGCGTTCGGATTGTTCTGGCGCCTGGGAGAGCCGCCCCCGCACCACCGCGGCGAGCAGCGCAGCGACGCGAT
This window of the Myxococcota bacterium genome carries:
- a CDS encoding patatin-like phospholipase family protein, with amino-acid sequence MAPGLLVQVSMLGLVLTAGGARGAYQAGVLKRISELPYLRERPQPFEIIAGASAGAINGTILAAHSERFGVAASEVARVWGELAVDRVFRTDLAALALGGASLLCDFTIGGLLGRTGTYGLLDPSPLEALLQSALPPNGVRSAIERGELYAVAVSATSYHSGRSYTFIQGRQGHAIWSKSRRVVLPVTLTHKHILASGAIPIVFPPVRLDSGSGDRWFGDGGMRLVAPLSPAIRLGARRLLAIGVRSTRAASALAQHEAAADHPLPCPPLAQVCGVFLNAIFLDHLDTDLDHLRRMNELVAAHNSQGVQEPMRRITPLAVSPSEDLALVAQRFAHRMPRLLRFVLDGLGTPDAQSADLMSYLLFDSAYTSTLVDIGYRDADKQIGEIEALISGELDREVFGPPEEPHLLPPH
- a CDS encoding NAD(P)/FAD-dependent oxidoreductase, translated to MAILGAGVSGLCMGIQLKKAGISSFTILEKNDRIGGTWNENQYPGAACDVPSHFYCYSFEPNPDWTRKFSGQAEIREYLQRTAEKYGILPHIRFGTEVSGASFDEGAGQWRVRTKSGEEIVADVLVSGTGQLNRPFVPDLPGLQDFDGPKFHSARWDTSHDFTGKNVVCVGNGASAIQFIPKVAAQAKKLTILQRSANWVVPRGDYAYSERAKRFFRSFPALARIYRWFFYWQLEKNFMAFAREGFYARLFQKGARMYLEASIPDPELRKKLTPDYRVGCKRILIDDDFYPALARPNVDVVTSPIQRIVRDGVVTADGVHHPADTLLLATGFQATSFLAPMQIEGLGGRKLEELWREGAEAHLGLTIAGFPNLYLMYGPNTNLGHNSIIFMIECQVSYALQCIQELMRRNLRYLDVRPEVMRSYNERVQRELLDTAWAAGCKSWYKTAAGKVTNNWSGFTVAYWWRTRRPDFAQFNSAPR
- a CDS encoding serine hydrolase domain-containing protein, yielding MEVGGHCSARFARVQDAFAKNFAVENEVGASFAATVNGELVVDLWGGHADAARTRPWQRDSLANVWSTTKAMTALCAHVLADRGGLDFDAPVARYWPEFAAAGKGAIPVRYLLSHQSGLAGLSEPMPAEGVLDWQGFCAALAAQKPLWEPGTRSGYHAITFGHLVGEVLRRIDGRTLGAFFRDEVASKLGAEFWIGLPESEEPRVVEMVPPDPPAPLAEPPKPGDSSYELRRALANPSVTQTIANTRAWRAAEVPAANGQANARGAARIMAALACGGSLDGVRLLREASIARAIAEQCYGKDLVLGPMRWGLGFMLASKDLPLSPNPRTFGHGGWGGSFALADCDARVSLAYVMNRMSPGTTGDKRLGRLIRALYGGLSSSP
- a CDS encoding GNAT family protein, whose amino-acid sequence is MILRADERTSLRSLAAEDAGPLFALVDANRAYLRAWLPWLDAVREVAQIGIFIRAVAEREHAGTSLELAVVHEGELAGVCGFRRIDHDNRSGELGYWLRADRQGRGIMSACCRACVRHGFESLGLNRIELVAASENARSRALAEALGFRLEGVLRQAGWLYDHYVDHAVYARLRSEGPLAQ